In Rattus rattus isolate New Zealand chromosome 3, Rrattus_CSIRO_v1, whole genome shotgun sequence, one genomic interval encodes:
- the LOC116895459 gene encoding endoplasmic reticulum-Golgi intermediate compartment protein 2-like, with the protein MKEMEGFSEDEATELEKNLKFGGRVRCLSQGSDSYVETSASGGTVSLIAFTTMALLTVIEFSVYQDTWKKYEYEVDKDFSSKLRINIDITVAMKCHYVGADVLDLAETMVASADGLAYEPALFDLSPQQREWQR; encoded by the coding sequence ATGAAGGAAATGGAGGGTTTTTCTGAAGATGAGGCAACTGAATTGGAGAAAAACCTTAAGTTTGGTGGAAGAGTTAGATGCCTTTCCCAAGGTTCTGACAGCTATGTGGAGACATCAGCCAGTGGGGGAACAGTTTCTCTAATAGCATTTACCACTATGGCTTTATTAACAGTAATAGAATTCTCAGTATATCAAGATACATGGAAGAAGTATGAATATGAAGTAGACAAGGATTTTTCTAGCAAGTTGCGAATCAACATAGACATTACCGTTGCCATGAAGTGTCACTATGTTGGAGCAGATGTACTGGATTTAGCAGAGACCATGGTTGCTTCTGCAGATGGTCTGGCTTATGAACCAGCACTGTTTGACCTTTCACCACAGCAGAGAGAGTGGCAGAGGTAA